The genomic window TTTCCACCAGATTCGGCTCAATCTACCTCTAAGAGCAAGTCTGATCTCAATAAGGAAAATCAAAAGCCAGTTTGCAAATCTGACAAATTTACAGATGCAGACTACCATAAGAATTCATCTTTAGATGAAttggaagaaggagaaattaTAAGCGACAGTGAAAAATCTAAACCACaagaaagttttgaaaaaagtGCCAAACCCAGAACTTCTACTGAAGTCCAGAATGCAAAAAGTAACCCAGGAAGTAGGAAAAGTACTATGCACTTGGGTAAAGACACTAGGAAAACATCTATAAAAATTCATCAGACCAAAAGCAGATGGAATAATAATAGACAAAGTGAATCTAGCAGATCttcaaaaacagagaggaaagataAGACCATGAGTACCTCCAGCCTGGAAAAAATAGTTCCAATTATTGCTGCACCCTCTTCTGTACGAGAGATTATGCACATGTTACGAATGATAAGAAAACATGTAAGGAAAAGTTATATGAAATTCAAggtaaaattttcattaatacAATTTCATAGAATTATCGAGTCAGCAATTTTGAGTTTTACATCACTAATTAAACACCTTGACTTATCCAAGATCTCAAAGTCAGTGACTACCTTACAGAATAATCTCTGTGATGTTATAGAATCCAAACTTAAGCAAGTTAAAAAGAATGGCATTGTGGATCGTTTGTTTGAACAGCAGCTaccagatatgaaaaaaaaattgtggaaattTGTAGAAGAAcagctggattatttgtttggaAAGCTTAAGAAAATCTTAGGAAAGTTTTGTGATTCCATAAACTTTGGCAGTGACAGTGATGAAGGAAAACGTGAAAAGATAAATAAGGAGAAAGCACAATATTCAAACTGTCAGAAGGGGAATGTGGACAACTCCAGCAAAGAAATGCTGAAAGAGAAATCCCCCAAATCGGAAGATTCTGTTAATCATAAGTCTGCACTTGGATGTAAAAAATCTGAGGAAAAACCTCAAGATAATTTCAGTATTAACACAGTAAAGcgagacattaaaaaaagttctaaCACTTGCTTTGATAACATTAAGAACTCTCAGTCTGAAGAACACTCCTTGGAACCAAACTGTCCCAGCATCCCAAAGCCAGGAAAAATGGAAGGCAGCACCATAGAGGATGCACAAACATCCCAGCATGCAGCTTTGAAGCCAGAACGCAGTTTCGAGATTCTTACTGAACAGCAAGCATCTAGCCTTACTTTTAATTTAGTGAGCGATGCACAGATGGGTGAAATATTCAAAAGTTTGTTACAGGGTTCTGATCTTTTGGATAACAGTGTTAATTGTAATGAAAAAAGTGAGTGGGAGTTAAAGACTCCAGAAAAACAGCTGCTGGAGAGTCTTAAGTGCGAATCTATACCAACTTGTACAACTGACGAGCTGGTTTCAGGGGTGGTTTCTCCATGTCCTAAAATGATTAGTGATGACAATTGGTCATTATTGTCATCTGAGAAAGGTCCATCTTTGTCTTCAGGACTTTCTTTGCCAGTTCATCCTGATGTGTTGGATGAAAGTTGTATGTTTGAAGTGTCCACTAATATAGCTTTGAGTAAAGATAATGGATGTAGTTCAGAAAAGAGCAAGCCCTGCATTTCCTCCATACTTCTTGAAGATCTCGCAGTCTCTTTAACAGTACCATCACCTCTGAAGTCAGATGGTCATCTCAGTTTCTTAAAGCCTGAAGTTTTGTCTAGTTCAACTCCTGAAGAAGTTATTAGTGCCCATTTTAGTGAAGATGCCTTACTTGAAGAAGAGGATGCATCTGAACAAGATATTCATTTAGCTCTGGAGTCTGATAATTCGAGCAGCAAATCAAGTTGTTCTTCATCATGGACAAGTCGGTCTGTTACTCCAGGCTTTCAGTACCACCCCAACCTACCCATGCATGCTGTCATAATGGAAAAATCCAATGATCATTTCATTGTGAAAATACGGCGTGCTGCACCATCTACCTCCCCTAGTCTTAAACAGAATATGGTGGCTGACGAGTCATTGGCATCGTTGCCAAGAGTGGAAAAGGAAGCAGATAAAGCAGTGGAGAAAGAATATGTTTCATGTCAGAATGAAGTTTTTAAATCTGTGGAGGAATTAAATTCCAACAATAATGTTGACAGCAGTAAATCAGCTCCTGAAGAACAGGACTGTATGATACAAACACAGGTTCCTGATATATACGAATTTCTTAAAGATGCTTCAGGTAAAGTGAGTCATGGTAATGAAGTGGCTGATGAGTGTTTCAAGTTGCATCAAGTATGGGAACCAAAAGTACCTGAAAGCATTGAAGAATTGCCTCCAATGGAAGAAATTTCACATTCTGTTGAGGATCAACTTCCAGACACATATATAGACCTCACAAAAGATACAGTCACTGAGACCAAAAACTTGGGGGAATTCATAGAAGTAACAGTTTTAAATATTGATCAGTTGGGATGCTCTGAAGGCAATTTGGATCAGAATGCTCAAATACTAGATGATATGCAGCCTGATACTGTAGATGCTTTCATTGATTTGACACAAGAGGTTTCaagtgaaagtaaaaatgagAGTAACCATCCTGCTTTAGGTGTTGAACGCTTGGAATGTCAGGTGATATGTGTGGATGAAGATAACTCTAAGGAAGGAAAGGTGCAAGTGGCAAACGGGCCTTTGGAATGCATTGTTGAAGAAGCCTGTATCGATTTGACCTCAGAACCTCCCAGTTCATGTGAAGTAAAAAAGGATGACTTAAAACCAGAGTCGGTATCAAATTCTGATAGTTCAGTGTTGCCTGGGACTTTGGATAATGctcctaaaaagagaaaaaaactttctGATCTAAATCATTCTcataaaaaacagagaaaggaaacagacttAACCAGTAGGGAAAAGACTAAGAAAATTACCCATGATTCTGCTGAGAATGGTGAAGCTCACCGAAAGAAAGCCAGTAAGAAAAAGGCCCCTGCAGTGACTAAAGATCCCTCATCGTTGAAGTCAAGCCCAGGGATCGAGGAGCTGTCAGCAACTGCCACTTCTCCTATAAGCCTTTCTGCAAAGAATGTTattaaaaagaagggagaaattaTAGTTTTATGGACAAGGTAAGAATCTTGAGACTTTTAAGTCACCAGGAAATTTTGAGAGGCCAGGCATCTGTTCTGTCATGTCATCATAGTTTTATCCCATCCTAAAATAAGGCAAGTGAGGACTGACTTCAAAAGTGGCCAAAGTTGGTAGAGGATGCATTCTAGAGTGCAGTCCAGCTGTAGTATAGAACAGTTTAGAGCAGTGGCTCTTAACCAGGTATGTGCATTAGCACCATGGACATAACTTTtcactgttcttttaaaaatttttttttaacttttttggttaaaaattctttgtaagGAACTTGTATAACCacattttagaaaggaagaatataaccacattttagaaaggaagaatgacAGGTGGTGAAACGGGCAAAAAGTGCATTTGTAATTTGAGTTTTCCCCTAAACTAGGAGTTTCGAAAAAGTTTCATCAATTGGTTGTCCTCTTGACTTTCAtgtaaactttttaagaaatggagATTTAAAGGTGACTACATTTGTGAACCATTGGACTAGAGGTTCATGCTCTCCAGACTTAACTAGAGTGCATAATGAGGGAAACTGAATCGTGTTGAAATTGGTgaccatttttgtttattttacttatttagtttaatttgttttattctatttaattaattgcatttaatttttaaaaatatatttattttgatagggagaaCATGCATGTGCAAGCgggagggggtgcagagggagagagggaagtggAATGTGGGGACATGCATGTTTGGGGAACAGTTGGTGTTTGGCTCTTTGCCCCATTTGAGAGTCCCAcatccttttttttgtttttttttttttaagttttattaattaatttagagagagcacaagtgggggaggggcagagaggagagacagaatcccaggcaggttctactccatcagcacagagccccatcaAACTCAacaactatgagaccatgaccagagcccagatcaagagtaggatgctcaaccgactgtgctacccaggcaccccgagagtcCCACATTCTTCCCTTGTCACCTTGAGCTTAGCTCAAGTCTCTAGAAACTGTCCCTTTGCTTTTGCTCTTAACCTCTGGTCCTGGACATGCTCAAAGGTCTAGGGGAACTGTATAGCAACCCCCTGGTAACCAGTTTTGTTTAATACCACAGTCTTCCATGCCTTCATTCCAGATAATTTATAGATGGCAGAATAGTATCTCAGAGATTATAACACGCACTGGTTCAGATCACGTAGAAAAACAAATCTGGGAATGAGAATACCTGgattctattttacttttggtttttCTGCTTATGAAGACTTTGATCTTGTTTGGGCcctaattttaaaagtacacattggggcacctgggtggctcagtgggttaagcatctgacttcagctcatgttatgatctcttggtttgcaagttcaagccctgcatctggctgtctgctgtcagtgcagagcccacttcggatcctctgtctccctctccctctccctctgcccctcccctgtgtgtgaacgtgtgcactttctctcaaaaataaatattaaaaagaaagtactCTACACATTAAAggtagattaagaaaaaaaaaacctttaattttGTCATTAGAATAAAttggtttattttagaaaattttggggggcccccgggtggctcagttggttgagcatctgacttcagctcaggtcataatctcgtagtgtgtgagttccagccccacgtcgggctttgtgctgatagctaagagcccagagcctgcttcagattctgtctctctctgcctcttccccactcacactctctcaaaaatgaataaatgttaaaaaaaattttttttaaattttttgggaAATATGTGTGAACTCAAACATTAAAATCATGCATACTATTTCTCAGAGATAATCATTGTTCATATTTTGGTATAtgcagtttgtttgtttctgtgggcttttaagaaaaatgtcaccTCCTATTTGTAGACATTAAGGCATTGGAATTTTTGTTACCTTTCTACTCTAATctacagaaactaaaataacatttttctctcttcagaaATGATGACCGGGAAATTTTATTGGAGTGTCAAAAAAGAGGGCCatcattgaaaacattttcttatttagctGCCAAGTTGAATAAAAATCCATATCAGGTAACTACccaatttttacatttctataattttacaaGTGTTTCTACTATATTTAGATTTAACCTTTATCATGTTTAAAGTACGTAGATATTatccaatttctttaaaaaatttttttaatgtttctttattttgagagagagagcgtgcaaggggggggagaggcaaagagagagggagagagagaatcccaagcaggctccacactgtccacgcagagctgatgtggggcttgatctcccgaaccatgagatcatgacctgagctgacatccagagttggacactcaactgactgagccacccaggggctcctattAACCATTTTCTTTAACAGTATGGCTCTTTACATAGGACTGTTAGAAACTTGGTGAGGGgcaccgggatggctcagtcagtagagcatgtgactcttgatcttgggatcttgagtttgagctccactttgggtatagagattacttaaggaaataaaataaataaaatcttggtgATTGTGGACGTAGTTGGGAACAATCCTAATTTTTTCCTATTGTCTTACCATTTACTTATTTGATCTCATTTTATAATGATGTTCACTTCTTTAAGAATGtttaatattggggcgcctgggtggcgcagtcggttaagcgtccgacttcagccaggtcacgatctcgcggtccgtgagttcgagccccgcgtcaggctctgagctgatggctcagagcctggagcctgtttccgattctgtgtctccctctctctctgcccctcccccgttcatgctctgtctctctctgtcccaaaaataaataaaaaacgttgaaaaaaaaaagaaaaaaaaaagaatgtttaatattgaggggcgcctgggtggcgcagtcggttaagcgtccgacttcagccaggtcacgatctcgcggtccgtgagttcgagccccgcatcagggtctgggctgatggctcggagcctggagcctgtttccgattctgtgtctccctctctctctgcccctcccccgttcatgctctgtctctctctgtcccaaaaataaataaaaaacattgaaaaaaaaaaaaattaaaaaaaaaaaaaaagaatgtttaatattGAACAATTAAACTAGCAATCACCTTTAGtatgaagatattttatttttctaaacattatttcatgtttttattattgagggcaactttctttgtctttagatgttttatgaaaatattcatcacagataagaaaatatatatattgagatGTTTGTAATTAAccgtcatttaaaatttttcaggtcTCAGAAAGATTCCAGCAGCTAATGAAGCTCTTTGAAAAGTCAAAATGCAGGTAGTTAATGGTTCTGCTACAGGACACCAGTAAAGTAAATATCTGACACTGTAACTGTGCAGTTAATGGCCTGTTAGTCATTGAAGATATGAGTAGTGGGTAGAGACATCCAGTTTAGTTTCTGCTTCAGTCACAGGTTGGAGGATGGTTGCTCGTGCAGGATTCAAAGGTTGCTTCATCCATAGAGACGTGGCTTAGAGTGAGGCCTGCTGCAGTTCAGATCAGCATGGCATCTCTCCTCAacccttttttttggtttttttggagtaTAACCGACATATCCTATTTCTTCTCAACCTTCTGATTGCTGATGAGTCTAAGATGCGGAGGGGATAATCCATTTGAtgattaacaaaaaattttttatagatgaagaaaaataaaacattcttgaaTAGCATATATTTCACAGGCAGTGAACTCTGTAGTCTTTGAAAtttagtatttttcaaattttaattaggagtactaaatattttaaaatataaaacgtACATCATTCATAAACATGAACTCCATTGTCATCTGAATAGATGACATGATTTACCAAGTTAAATTATTAATGATGTTCACTGACatgttttcttagtttatttaagCCATTCCTACAGGTTTATAATTATATAAGCCATTCCTGTACAGGCAATAGTTATCAgcaggttttttttctctaaggcCTGAACCAATTGCTTAGATATTTTGGACTTTACATAAAGAAAGTTGTAAAGGTACTTAACCTATCACTGTTTTCAGTATATTTGTGTCATAATTACTTGAATGCAGAACACCCAATTT from Neofelis nebulosa isolate mNeoNeb1 chromosome 6, mNeoNeb1.pri, whole genome shotgun sequence includes these protein-coding regions:
- the CASP8AP2 gene encoding CASP8-associated protein 2 isoform X1, giving the protein MAADDDNGDGTSLFDVFSASPLKNNDEGSLDIYAGLDSAVSDSASKSCVPSRNCLDLYEEILTEEGTAKEATYNDLQVEYGKCQLQMKELMKKFKEIQTQNFSLKNENQSLKKNISALIKTARVEINRKDEEINNLHQRLSEFSHFRNNHKTLRTPDIVKTKDLKSRSPHLDDCAKTDLRVKSDVSKDVHHSTSLPNPEKEGKSHCEKKSTLYLSPFTEKHCNNGIWSRSHYQVGESISNEDNRRGRKDIRHSQYSRGTDRIRKDLNSSCGDSESRNTEASQRLQGRPEKYGKGEPKAESKNSKFKSNTDMDYKNERINSWEKETFRERSYTRVESQSDKKLERQSERSQTINRKELKSQDKEERKVDQKPKSVVKDQDHWRRSERPSLTHSKNEIKSHNSSKYHLEERRGREDCKRDRGVSNHSFQEGRCPSFFSSSRTHKHTDSKEFDAVHQWENTPLRAERHRTEDKRKRERESKEENRHIRNEKRTPTEHLQKTSKETKKTTTNLKRQNEPKSDKGEVSNNEVSEGADNKEPAIKADSGPNETKNKDLKLSFMEKLNLTLSPAKKQPVSQDNHPKITNIPKSSGICDLECLVQATTVTCVSSVSEHTAEETKSKLLEPKDALAVASEPRTSNPERKMEGESVLVKSVENTMGCDVPICGTETSFSAPVEMEQTESLFPSSTEMEQTINGAREAVPVVMDILQTNVSQNFGLELDTKRNVDLNSCSVSEGMEMKEPSATKVAESSDSILQPSVEETEILPVALSEDGNPKFEPSLVDTPLDESKSCHLEPCSPKETQESSLQQSAIVDNRMEIGETNSVYNDDENSVLSIDLNHLRPIPEAISPLNSPVRPVAKVLRLESPSQVSLCNNSHKDTFPPDSAQSTSKSKSDLNKENQKPVCKSDKFTDADYHKNSSLDELEEGEIISDSEKSKPQESFEKSAKPRTSTEVQNAKSNPGSRKSTMHLGKDTRKTSIKIHQTKSRWNNNRQSESSRSSKTERKDKTMSTSSLEKIVPIIAAPSSVREIMHMLRMIRKHVRKSYMKFKVKFSLIQFHRIIESAILSFTSLIKHLDLSKISKSVTTLQNNLCDVIESKLKQVKKNGIVDRLFEQQLPDMKKKLWKFVEEQLDYLFGKLKKILGKFCDSINFGSDSDEGKREKINKEKAQYSNCQKGNVDNSSKEMLKEKSPKSEDSVNHKSALGCKKSEEKPQDNFSINTVKRDIKKSSNTCFDNIKNSQSEEHSLEPNCPSIPKPGKMEGSTIEDAQTSQHAALKPERSFEILTEQQASSLTFNLVSDAQMGEIFKSLLQGSDLLDNSVNCNEKSEWELKTPEKQLLESLKCESIPTCTTDELVSGVVSPCPKMISDDNWSLLSSEKGPSLSSGLSLPVHPDVLDESCMFEVSTNIALSKDNGCSSEKSKPCISSILLEDLAVSLTVPSPLKSDGHLSFLKPEVLSSSTPEEVISAHFSEDALLEEEDASEQDIHLALESDNSSSKSSCSSSWTSRSVTPGFQYHPNLPMHAVIMEKSNDHFIVKIRRAAPSTSPSLKQNMVADESLASLPRVEKEADKAVEKEYVSCQNEVFKSVEELNSNNNVDSSKSAPEEQDCMIQTQVPDIYEFLKDASGKVSHGNEVADECFKLHQVWEPKVPESIEELPPMEEISHSVEDQLPDTYIDLTKDTVTETKNLGEFIEVTVLNIDQLGCSEGNLDQNAQILDDMQPDTVDAFIDLTQEVSSESKNESNHPALGVERLECQVICVDEDNSKEGKVQVANGPLECIVEEACIDLTSEPPSSCEVKKDDLKPESVSNSDSSVLPGTLDNAPKKRKKLSDLNHSHKKQRKETDLTSREKTKKITHDSAENGEAHRKKASKKKAPAVTKDPSSLKSSPGIEELSATATSPISLSAKNVIKKKGEIIVLWTRNDDREILLECQKRGPSLKTFSYLAAKLNKNPYQVSERFQQLMKLFEKSKCR
- the CASP8AP2 gene encoding CASP8-associated protein 2 isoform X2: MAADDDNGDGTSLFDVFSASPLKNNDEGSLDIYAGLDSAVSDSASKSCVPSRNCLDLYEEILTEEGTAKEATYNDLQVEYGKCQLQMKELMKKFKEIQTQNFSLKNENQSLKKNISALIKTARVEINRKDEEINNLHQRLSEFSHFRNNHKTLRTPDIVKTKDLKSRSPHLDDCAKTDLRVKSDVSKDVHHSTSLPNPEKEGKSHCEKKSTLYLSPFTEKHCNNGIWSRSHYQVGESISNEDNRRGRKDIRHSQYSRGTDRIRKDLNSSCGDSESRNTEASQRLQGRPEKYGKGEPKAESKNSKFKSNTDMDYKNERINSWEKETFRERSYTRVESQSDKKLERQSERSQTINRKELKSQDKEERKVDQKPKSVVKDQDHWRRSERPSLTHSKNEIKSHNSSKYHLEERRGREDCKRDRGVSNHSFQEGRCPSFFSSSRTHKHTDSKEFDAVHQWENTPLRAERHRTEDKRKRERESKEENRHIRNEKRTPTEHLQKTSKETKKTTTNLKRQNEPKSDKGEVSNNEVSEGADNKEPAIKADSGPNETKNKDLKLSFMEKLNLTLSPAKKQPVSQDNHPKITNIPKSSGICDLECLVQATTVTCVSSVSEHTAEETKSKLLEPKDALAVASEPRTSNPERKMEGESVLVKSVENTMGCDVPICGTETSFSAPVEMEQTESLFPSSTEMEQTINGAREAVPVVMDILQTNVSQNFGLELDTKRNVDLNSCSVSEGMEMKEPSATKVAESSDSILQPSVEETEILPVALSEDGNPKFEPSLVDTPLDESKSCHLEPCSPKETQESSLQQSAIVDNRMEIGETNSVYNDDENSVLSIDLNHLRPIPEAISPLNSPVRPVAKVLRLESPSQVSLCNNSHKDTFPPDSAQSTSKSKSDLNKENQKPVCKSDKFTDADYHKNSSLDELEEGEIISDSEKSKPQESFEKSAKPRTSTEVQNAKSNPGSRKSTMHLGKDTRKTSIKIHQTKSRWNNNRQSESSRSSKTERKDKTMSTSSLEKIVPIIAAPSSVREIMHMLRMIRKHVRKSYMKFKVKFSLIQFHRIIESAILSFTSLIKHLDLSKISKSVTTLQNNLCDVIESKLKQVKKNGIVDRLFEQQLPDMKKKLWKFVEEQLDYLFGKLKKILGKFCDSINFGSDSDEGKREKINKEKAQYSNCQKGNVDNSSKEMLKEKSPKSEDSVNHKSALGCKKSEEKPQDNFSINTVKRDIKKSSNTCFDNIKNSQSEEHSLEPNCPSIPKPGKMEGSTIEDAQTSQHAALKPERSFEILTEQQASSLTFNLVSDAQMGEIFKSLLQGSDLLDNSVNCNEKSEWELKTPEKQLLESLKCESIPTCTTDELVSGVVSPCPKMISDDNWSLLSSEKGPSLSSGLSLPVHPDVLDESCMFEVSTNIALSKDNGCSSEKSKPCISSILLEDLAVSLTVPSPLKSDGHLSFLKPEVLSSSTPEEVISAHFSEDALLEEEDASEQDIHLALESDNSSSKSSCSSSWTSRSVTPGFQYHPNLPMHAVIMEKSNDHFIVKIRRAAPSTSPSLKQNMVADESLASLPRVEKEADKAVEKEYVSCQNEVFKSVEELNSNNNVDSSKSAPEEQDCMIQTQVPDIYEFLKDASGKVSHGNEVADECFKLHQVWEPKVPESIEELPPMEEISHSVEDQLPDTYIDLTKDTVTETKNLGEFIEVTVLNIDQLGCSEGNLDQNAQILDDMQPDTVDAFIDLTQEVSSESKNESNHPALGVERLECQVICVDEDNSKEGKVQVANGPLECIVEEACIDLTSEPPSSCEVKKDDLKPESVSNSDSSVLPGTLDNAPKKRKKLSDLNHSHKKQRKETDLTSREKTKKITHDSAENGEAHRKKASKKKAPAVTKDPSSLKSSPGIEELSATATSPISLSAKNVIKKKGEIIVLWTRNDDREILLECQKRGPSLKTFSYLAAKLNKNPYQVSERFQQLMKLFEKSKCR